A window from Variovorax sp. PBL-E5 encodes these proteins:
- a CDS encoding peroxiredoxin — protein MAIVVNKPIPEFDANATGGLKVSNTSHLGHVLVMYFYPKDNTPGCTTEAMQFRDRYKDFVKAGATVFGVSRDNMKSHDEFKAKLELPFELIADTEEKMCHMFGVVKNKIMYGKKVKGIERSTFLIGPDGVLKAEWRGLKVPGHVDDVLKAVKALKKAA, from the coding sequence ATGGCGATCGTTGTCAACAAACCCATTCCCGAATTCGACGCCAACGCCACCGGCGGCCTCAAGGTCTCGAACACCTCGCACCTCGGTCACGTGCTGGTGATGTACTTCTACCCCAAGGACAATACACCCGGCTGCACGACCGAAGCCATGCAATTCCGTGACCGTTACAAGGACTTCGTGAAGGCTGGCGCCACCGTGTTCGGCGTTTCGCGCGACAACATGAAGTCGCACGACGAATTCAAGGCCAAGCTCGAGCTTCCCTTCGAACTGATCGCCGACACCGAAGAAAAGATGTGTCACATGTTCGGCGTGGTCAAGAACAAGATCATGTACGGCAAGAAGGTCAAGGGCATCGAGCGCAGCACCTTCCTGATCGGCCCCGACGGCGTGCTCAAGGCCGAATGGCGCGGGCTCAAGGTGCCCGGCCACGTGGACGACGTGCTCAAGGCCGTGAAGGCGCTCAAGAAGGCAGCCTGA
- a CDS encoding PhoH family protein, giving the protein MPLPPAPTKRAALLSPDAHDAPARSSHGRSGRRSSDRRHEESGSDGPQPLELFDRHAAEGGGIVEAPPPAQLKAPAAPRPAPQDNRAEVRPSTPVPAAAPQGQPRPKRAKQVGPAKLFVLDTNVLLHDPMCLFRFEEHDIFLPMIVLEELDGHKKGTTEVARNGRQTSRTLDALAGAQGADIAKGLKLDTTGHREAGGKLFFQTSPLDYSLPTSLPQGKADNQILGVVQALRDLYAQDAPGRPKQEVVLVSKDINMRVKARALGLAADDYQNDKTLEDGDLLYAGSLPLPADFWTRQSKTIESWQSGSSTFYRISGPIVPNLYINQFVYFEAAGEPSMYARVTEIRDKTAVLKTLKDYGSAKNAVWGVNTRNREQNFAMNLLMDPEVDFVTLTGTAGTGKTLMALASGLTQVLDDRRYTEIIMTRATVSVGEDIGFLPGTEEEKMGPWMGALDDNLEFLAKGDSGGAGEWGRAATNELIRSRIKIKSMNFMRGRTFLNKYVIIDEAQNLTPKQMKTLITRAGPGTKIICMGNLAQIDTPYLTEGSSGLTFAVDKFKGWPHGGHITLARGERSRLADFASEVL; this is encoded by the coding sequence ATGCCCTTGCCTCCCGCACCCACGAAGCGCGCCGCACTGCTTTCGCCGGACGCGCACGACGCGCCCGCCCGTTCCTCGCACGGCAGAAGCGGTCGGCGCTCGTCCGATCGGCGACATGAGGAGTCCGGCTCGGACGGGCCGCAACCGCTCGAGCTCTTCGATCGCCACGCCGCGGAAGGCGGCGGGATCGTCGAGGCGCCGCCGCCCGCGCAGTTGAAGGCGCCGGCCGCGCCGCGGCCTGCACCGCAGGACAACCGGGCCGAAGTCCGCCCCAGCACCCCGGTCCCTGCTGCGGCGCCTCAGGGGCAGCCGCGCCCCAAACGCGCCAAGCAGGTCGGCCCGGCCAAATTGTTCGTGCTCGACACCAACGTGCTGCTGCACGACCCGATGTGCCTGTTCCGCTTCGAGGAGCACGACATCTTCCTGCCGATGATCGTGCTGGAAGAACTCGACGGCCACAAGAAGGGCACGACCGAAGTCGCGCGCAACGGCCGCCAGACCAGCCGTACGCTCGACGCGCTCGCGGGCGCGCAGGGTGCCGACATCGCCAAGGGCCTGAAGCTCGACACCACCGGCCATCGCGAGGCCGGCGGCAAGCTGTTCTTCCAGACCTCGCCGCTCGACTATTCGCTGCCGACCAGCCTGCCGCAGGGCAAGGCCGACAACCAGATCCTGGGCGTGGTCCAGGCACTGCGCGACCTCTACGCGCAGGACGCACCCGGCCGTCCGAAGCAGGAGGTGGTGCTGGTGTCGAAGGACATCAACATGCGCGTGAAGGCGCGCGCACTCGGCCTGGCTGCCGACGATTACCAGAACGACAAGACCCTCGAGGATGGCGATCTGCTCTACGCAGGCTCGCTCCCGCTGCCGGCTGACTTCTGGACGCGCCAGAGCAAGACGATCGAGAGCTGGCAGAGCGGCAGCAGCACCTTCTACCGGATCAGCGGCCCGATCGTGCCGAACCTCTACATCAACCAGTTCGTCTACTTCGAGGCGGCCGGCGAACCCAGCATGTACGCGCGCGTGACCGAGATCCGCGACAAGACCGCGGTGCTCAAGACGCTCAAGGACTACGGTTCTGCCAAGAACGCCGTCTGGGGCGTCAACACGCGCAACCGCGAGCAGAACTTCGCGATGAACCTGCTGATGGATCCCGAGGTCGACTTCGTCACGCTGACCGGCACCGCCGGCACGGGCAAGACGCTGATGGCACTGGCTTCGGGCCTGACCCAGGTGCTCGACGACAGGCGCTACACCGAGATCATCATGACGCGCGCCACCGTGAGCGTGGGCGAGGACATCGGCTTCCTGCCGGGCACCGAGGAAGAAAAGATGGGCCCGTGGATGGGCGCGCTCGACGATAACCTGGAGTTCCTGGCCAAGGGCGACAGCGGTGGCGCGGGCGAATGGGGCCGCGCCGCGACCAACGAGCTGATCCGCAGCCGCATCAAGATCAAGAGCATGAACTTCATGCGCGGGCGCACCTTCCTCAACAAGTACGTGATCATCGACGAGGCACAGAACCTGACGCCCAAGCAGATGAAGACGCTGATCACGCGCGCCGGCCCGGGCACAAAGATCATCTGCATGGGCAACCTGGCGCAGATCGACACGCCTTACCTCACCGAAGGCTCGTCGGGGCTCACCTTCGCGGTCGACAAGTTCAAGGGCTGGCCGCATGGCGGGCACATCACGCTGGCACGCGGCGAACGGTCGCGGCTGGCGGACTTCGCGAGCGAAGTTCTATAG
- a CDS encoding VOC family protein produces MTSAINWFEIPVIDMDRAQVFYEKVLGRKLKREDFGGEALAVFPHDEPAIGGCLMAGGHRADESGSGIRIYLDCMPSIDAVLSRVVAAGGQIVAPKSALPAEMGFIAHLRDTEGNEVGLHALA; encoded by the coding sequence ATGACAAGCGCCATCAACTGGTTCGAAATCCCGGTCATCGACATGGATCGGGCGCAAGTCTTCTATGAAAAGGTCCTCGGCCGGAAACTCAAGCGCGAGGACTTCGGCGGCGAAGCACTGGCCGTGTTTCCGCACGACGAGCCTGCCATCGGCGGCTGCCTGATGGCTGGCGGCCACCGCGCAGACGAGTCGGGCAGCGGCATCCGCATCTATCTGGACTGCATGCCGAGCATCGACGCCGTGCTGTCGCGCGTCGTCGCAGCGGGCGGCCAGATCGTCGCGCCGAAATCCGCACTGCCGGCGGAGATGGGTTTCATTGCCCACCTGCGCGACACTGAAGGCAACGAAGTCGGCCTGCACGCCCTGGCTTGA
- a CDS encoding GyrI-like domain-containing protein — MQPQIQRLEPFRVAGLTARTDNRTEGNLPVARIGMLWDRFFDERVYQKVPNRTYDMRLYGVYSDYESEAHGAFAVTTGVAVSGGPSAVQIDGGDYLVFTGEGQMPQMALAVWEAIWQYFDEHPEVRRRYRSDFEAYSGPEQVAIYIGVILN, encoded by the coding sequence ATGCAACCCCAGATCCAACGTCTCGAACCCTTTCGCGTCGCCGGCCTGACGGCACGTACCGACAACCGCACGGAAGGCAATCTTCCAGTCGCACGGATCGGCATGCTCTGGGACCGCTTCTTCGACGAACGCGTCTACCAGAAGGTGCCGAACCGGACCTACGACATGCGGCTCTACGGCGTCTATTCGGACTACGAATCCGAAGCCCACGGCGCCTTCGCCGTCACCACCGGTGTCGCCGTCTCGGGCGGCCCGTCGGCCGTGCAGATCGATGGGGGGGACTATCTGGTCTTCACGGGCGAAGGACAGATGCCCCAGATGGCGCTCGCGGTCTGGGAGGCAATCTGGCAGTATTTCGACGAGCACCCCGAAGTCAGGCGCCGCTACCGCAGCGATTTCGAGGCCTACAGTGGACCGGAGCAAGTCGCGATCTACATCGGCGT
- a CDS encoding Mth938-like domain-containing protein yields MKLQPDKSDVQTLTAHGPGWVAINNERVEASVVVGSRGERFAWDCNSFDELGPEHFERLASMGAELIIFGSGARIRFPQAAWLQPLMAQRTGVETMDTPAACRTYNILAGEGRHVVAALLVESPPSGQSGE; encoded by the coding sequence ATGAAGCTTCAACCCGACAAATCCGACGTTCAGACCCTCACAGCACATGGCCCCGGCTGGGTGGCCATCAACAACGAACGGGTCGAGGCCAGCGTCGTGGTCGGTTCGCGCGGCGAACGCTTCGCCTGGGACTGCAACAGCTTCGACGAACTCGGGCCCGAGCACTTCGAACGCCTCGCGTCCATGGGCGCCGAACTGATCATCTTCGGCAGCGGCGCGCGCATCCGCTTTCCCCAGGCGGCGTGGCTTCAGCCACTCATGGCGCAACGCACGGGCGTCGAGACGATGGACACGCCCGCGGCCTGTCGCACCTACAACATCCTCGCGGGCGAGGGCCGGCATGTGGTCGCCGCCCTGCTGGTCGAGAGCCCGCCGAGTGGGCAATCGGGGGAGTAG